In the Pseudoliparis swirei isolate HS2019 ecotype Mariana Trench chromosome 21, NWPU_hadal_v1, whole genome shotgun sequence genome, one interval contains:
- the zgc:101765 gene encoding glyoxal reductase: MSKNKKCLSDQMSSTPPVLLNTGLQMPLLGLGTYKLVGPEEVYGAVDAALGAGYRSFDSAAVYRNEADLGRALKELLPKHGLTREDVFITSKLGPKDQGEKAMEGALRSLSQLDLGYIDLYLIHWPGTQGLDVADQRNPVHRSQSWATLEELHAQGKLKAIGVSNYTAAHMRELMQSCKVPPAVLQVEFHPKLCQTELRKVCEEYGVCFQAYSSLGKGELVTDPVVLEVAKNCERTTGQVLLRWAVQQGVPVLPKSSNPERIKDNARLFDFTLSDSDMDRLSALDCGQKYCWDPSEVA; this comes from the exons ATGTCCAAAAATAAGAAGTGCCTCTCGGATCAGATGTCCTCCacacctcctgtcctcctgaaTACGGGGCTTCAGATGCCCCTCCTGGGTCTAGGGACTTACAAGTTGGTGGGTCCTGAAGAAGTGTACGGGGCTGTGGACGCAGCGCTGGGTGCTGGTTATCGGTCCTTTGACAGCGCAGCCGTCTACCGGAATGAAGCTGACCTGGGCCGAGCCTTGAAGGAGCTCCTCCCCAAACATGGCTTAACCAGAGAGGATGTATTCATAACCAG TAAACTGGGCCCGAAGGATCAGGGTGAGAAAGCCATGGAAGGAGCCCTGCGCAGCCTGTCTCAGCTGGACTTGGGTTACATTGACCTCTACCTGATCCACTGGCCTGGCACACAGGGTCTGGATGTCGCTGACCAACGCAACCCAG TCCACCGATCTCAGAGTTGGGCCAcgctggaggagctgcacgCCCAGGGGAAGCTGAAGGCCATTGGAGTGTCAAACTACACAGCAGCACACATGAGAGAACTGATGCAGAGCTGCAAAGTCCCACCTGCAGTGCTACAG GTAGAGTTTCACCCCAAGCTGTGCCAGACAGAGCTGAGGAAAGTGTGTGAGGAGTATGGAGTGTGTTTCCAAGCGTACTCCTCCTTAGGGAAAGGAGAGCTGGTCACTGACCCTGTGGTCTTGGAGGTGGCAAAGAACTGTGAACGCACTACTGGACAg GTCCTCTTGCGCTGGGCCGTGCAGCAGGGCGTCCCAGTGCTCCCCAAGTCGTCAAATCCAGAGCGAATAAAGGACAACGCCAGGCTTTTTGACTTCACACTGAGCGACTCAGACATGGACCGACTGTCAGCTTTGGACTGTGGGCAAAAGTATTGTTGGGATCCATCAGAAGTTGCTTGA
- the LOC130211662 gene encoding glyoxal reductase-like isoform X1, producing the protein METWEEAMNMATPSGDVCLYIVIHFKFLSDQMSSPASSIPPVLLNTGLPMPFLGLGTYKLVVLEDVCRAVDAALGSGYRAFDSAAVYRNEAQLGRALKELLPKHGLTREDVFITSKLGSSDQGEKAMEAALQSLSLLDLGYIDLYLIHWPGTEGLDVADQRNPVHRSQSWATLEELHAQGKLKAIGVSNYTAAHMRELMQSCKVPPAVLQVEFHPKLCQTELRKVCEEYGVCFQAYSSLGKGDLVTDPVVLEVAKNCERTTGQVLLRWAVQQGVPVIPKSSNPERIKDNARLFDFTLSDSDMDRLSALDCGRKYCRDGTLIA; encoded by the exons atggaaacttgggaggaagccatgaacatggcaactccgtcgggcgatgtctgcctttacattgtgattcatttcaag ttCCTCTCAGATCAGATGTCTTCCCCAGCCTCCAGTatccctcctgtcctcctgaaTACGGGGCTTCCGATGCCCTTCCTGGGTCTAGGGACCTACAAGTTGGTGGTTCTGGAGGACGTGTGCCGGGCTGTGGACGCAGCGCTGGGTTCTGGTTATCGGGCCTTTGACAGCGCAGCCGTCTACCGGAATGAAGCTCAACTGGGCCGAGCCTTGAAGGAGCTCCTCCCCAAACATGGCTTAACCAGAGAGGATGTATTCATAACCAG TAAGCTGGGCTCCAGTGATCAGGGCGAGAAAGCCATGGAAGCAGCCCTGCAGAGCCTGTCTTTGCTGGACTTGGGTTACATTGACCTCTACCTGATCCACTGGCCTGGCACAGAGGGTCTGGATGTGGCTGACCAACGCAACCCAG TTCACCGATCTCAGAGTTGGGCCAcgctggaggagctgcacgCCCAGGGGAAGCTGAAGGCCATCGGAGTGTCAAACTACACAGCAGCACACATGAGAGAACTGATGCAGAGCTGCAAAGTCCCACCTGCAGTGCTACAG GTAGAGTTTCACCCCAAGCTGTGCCAGACAGAGCTGAGGAAAGTGTGTGAGGAGTATGGAGTGTGTTTCCAAGCGTACTCCTCCTTAGGGAAAGGAGATCTGGTCACTGACCCAGTGGTCTTGGAGGTGGCAAAGAACTGTGAACGCACcactggacag GTCCTCTTGCGCTGGGCCGTGCAGCAGGGCGTCCCAGTGATCCCGAAATCTTCAAATCCAGAGCGAATAAAGGACAACGCCAGGCTTTTTGACTTCACACTGAGCGACTCAGACATGGACCGACTGTCAGCTTTGGACTGTGGGCGCAAATACTGTCGGGATGGAACACTAATTGCTTGA
- the LOC130211662 gene encoding glyoxal reductase-like isoform X2, translating to MSSPASSIPPVLLNTGLPMPFLGLGTYKLVVLEDVCRAVDAALGSGYRAFDSAAVYRNEAQLGRALKELLPKHGLTREDVFITSKLGSSDQGEKAMEAALQSLSLLDLGYIDLYLIHWPGTEGLDVADQRNPVHRSQSWATLEELHAQGKLKAIGVSNYTAAHMRELMQSCKVPPAVLQVEFHPKLCQTELRKVCEEYGVCFQAYSSLGKGDLVTDPVVLEVAKNCERTTGQVLLRWAVQQGVPVIPKSSNPERIKDNARLFDFTLSDSDMDRLSALDCGRKYCRDGTLIA from the exons ATGTCTTCCCCAGCCTCCAGTatccctcctgtcctcctgaaTACGGGGCTTCCGATGCCCTTCCTGGGTCTAGGGACCTACAAGTTGGTGGTTCTGGAGGACGTGTGCCGGGCTGTGGACGCAGCGCTGGGTTCTGGTTATCGGGCCTTTGACAGCGCAGCCGTCTACCGGAATGAAGCTCAACTGGGCCGAGCCTTGAAGGAGCTCCTCCCCAAACATGGCTTAACCAGAGAGGATGTATTCATAACCAG TAAGCTGGGCTCCAGTGATCAGGGCGAGAAAGCCATGGAAGCAGCCCTGCAGAGCCTGTCTTTGCTGGACTTGGGTTACATTGACCTCTACCTGATCCACTGGCCTGGCACAGAGGGTCTGGATGTGGCTGACCAACGCAACCCAG TTCACCGATCTCAGAGTTGGGCCAcgctggaggagctgcacgCCCAGGGGAAGCTGAAGGCCATCGGAGTGTCAAACTACACAGCAGCACACATGAGAGAACTGATGCAGAGCTGCAAAGTCCCACCTGCAGTGCTACAG GTAGAGTTTCACCCCAAGCTGTGCCAGACAGAGCTGAGGAAAGTGTGTGAGGAGTATGGAGTGTGTTTCCAAGCGTACTCCTCCTTAGGGAAAGGAGATCTGGTCACTGACCCAGTGGTCTTGGAGGTGGCAAAGAACTGTGAACGCACcactggacag GTCCTCTTGCGCTGGGCCGTGCAGCAGGGCGTCCCAGTGATCCCGAAATCTTCAAATCCAGAGCGAATAAAGGACAACGCCAGGCTTTTTGACTTCACACTGAGCGACTCAGACATGGACCGACTGTCAGCTTTGGACTGTGGGCGCAAATACTGTCGGGATGGAACACTAATTGCTTGA
- the badb gene encoding BCL2 associated agonist of cell death b, with protein MAAHFTISDSESETSEEVEEGENNQFSTVEEGQLLQRHSLTLPQLPLTETGRLRLNSESHASTVSRDEELWADEAATPTEGAPFRVRSKSAPPALWAAKKYGRQLRRMSDEFDSLLDKGEMRRVKSAGTTKQMQNSKSWWSYLFSHQETEGENNHHDNHTHRTE; from the exons ATGGCTGCACACTTCACTATTTCTGACAGTGAGTCAGAGACAtcggaggaggtagaggaaggaGAAAATAACCAATTCTCCACTGTGGAAGAGGGGCAGCTTCTTCAACGCCACTCCCTAACCTTACCTCAGCTCCCATTGACAG AGACCGGTCGACTCCGGCTGAACTCTGAGTCCCACGCTTCCACCGTCTCCAGAGACGAGGAGCTCTGGGCAGACGAGGCCGCCACGCCCACCGAAGGCGCTCCGTTCAGAGTACGGTCCAAGTCGGCTCCCCCCGCTTTGTGGGCAGCAAAGAAATACGGCCGGCAGCTCCGAAGGATGAGCGACGAGTTCGACAGCCTGCTCGACAAAGGG GAAATGAGGAGGGTGAAGAGTGCCGGGACGACCAAACAGATGCAGAACTCCAAAAGCTGGTGGAGTTACCTCTTTAGTCATCAGGAGACCGAGGGAGAGAACAACCACCATGACAACCACACTCACCGCACTGAATAG